In Aptenodytes patagonicus chromosome 6, bAptPat1.pri.cur, whole genome shotgun sequence, one genomic interval encodes:
- the RPRM gene encoding protein reprimo translates to MNGSAAGGGTAAAGLLAGAGSAALELERALRCCTAASVVTDGGGAAAAAAADERSLYIMRVVQIAVMCVLALTVVFGIFFLGCNLLIKSEGMINFLVKDRRPSKEVEAVVVGPY, encoded by the coding sequence aTGAACGGctcggcggcgggcggcggcacggcggcggcggggctgctgGCGGGCGCCGGGAGCGCGGCGCTGGAGCTGGAGCGGGCGCTGCGCTGCTGCACCGCCGCCTCCGTGGTGACcgacggcggcggggcggcggcggcggcggcggcggacgaGCGGAGCCTGTACATCATGCGGGTGGTGCAGATCGCCGTCATGTGCGTCCTCGCCCTCACCGTCGTGTTCGGCATCTTCTTCCTGGGCTGCAACCTCCTCATCAAGTCCGAGGGGATGATCAACTTTCTGGTCAAGGACCGGCGGCCGTCCAAGGAGGTGGAGGCGGTGGTGGTGGGGCCCTACTGA